Proteins encoded by one window of Luteimonas yindakuii:
- a CDS encoding DUF4159 domain-containing protein produces the protein MNRSQFLKAMLGSAALLALPTRLRAQSASYDFWFTRLKYDSGDWDVDARMPSNVITSLIDYTNLRVDPEEHVVELADPKMLSAPFCYLAGHKLVEFNPAERRNFERYVRNGGFVFVDDCNHDIDGLFAKSFEAQMASMFGRDALRRLPGNHGIYRSFFQFPDGPPATSFELNGWGDDLVHDYLKGISIDGRLGVLYSNKDYGCEWDYDWRNKRFLAEDNTKFAVNIVVYALTA, from the coding sequence ATGAACCGTTCGCAGTTCCTCAAGGCCATGCTCGGCAGCGCCGCATTGCTGGCGCTGCCGACGCGCCTGCGCGCGCAGTCGGCGAGCTACGACTTCTGGTTCACCCGCCTGAAGTACGACTCCGGTGACTGGGACGTCGACGCGCGGATGCCGTCCAACGTCATCACCTCGCTGATCGACTACACCAACCTGCGCGTGGACCCCGAGGAACATGTCGTCGAGCTTGCCGACCCGAAGATGCTGTCGGCACCGTTCTGCTATCTCGCCGGGCACAAGCTGGTGGAGTTCAACCCGGCGGAGCGGCGCAATTTCGAGCGCTATGTGCGCAACGGCGGCTTCGTCTTCGTCGACGACTGCAACCACGACATCGACGGCCTGTTCGCGAAGTCGTTCGAGGCGCAGATGGCGTCGATGTTCGGCCGCGATGCATTGCGCAGGCTGCCCGGCAACCATGGCATCTACCGCAGCTTCTTCCAGTTTCCCGACGGGCCGCCGGCCACCAGCTTCGAACTCAACGGCTGGGGCGACGACCTCGTGCACGACTATCTCAAGGGCATCAGCATCGACGGCCGCCTCGGCGTGCTCTACAGCAACAAGGACTACGGTTGCGAGTGGGACTACGACTGGCGCAACAAGCGGTTCCTGGCCGAGGACAACACGAAGTTCGCGGTCAACATCGTCGTCTATGCATTGACCGCATGA
- a CDS encoding DUF58 domain-containing protein produces MTTDVLTLSPELRARLRGLRIAPRRALARGGIGQHRGRERGSGMEFAQYRGYEPGDEPKAIDWKLYARSDRLFVREAERESPLTVWLLLDASASMGQVDESRPGFSRLDAARQLALAIAELAIGQGDRIGLLVVGNDRVEGVDAGSGPRQRDRQLLMLDGIRASGAWPGSDRLALVWERIGPDDMVVLLGDLFDPASVDLATRLAAARREVLAIQLLTVGERDFDYSGGRRFEDPETGEVLPGDGAALRAGFLERFGAAQAALAARLDAAGIRHVRHVLDQPLDAPLRALFAPPGRR; encoded by the coding sequence CTGACCACCGACGTGCTTACGCTGTCGCCCGAACTGCGCGCACGCCTGCGCGGCCTGCGCATCGCGCCGCGGCGTGCGCTGGCGCGTGGCGGCATCGGCCAGCATCGTGGCCGCGAACGCGGCAGCGGCATGGAGTTCGCGCAGTACCGCGGCTACGAGCCGGGCGACGAACCGAAGGCGATCGACTGGAAGCTCTATGCGCGCAGCGACCGCCTGTTCGTGCGCGAGGCCGAGCGCGAGAGTCCGCTGACGGTGTGGCTGCTGCTCGATGCCAGCGCCTCGATGGGCCAGGTCGACGAGTCACGCCCCGGCTTCAGCCGGCTGGACGCGGCACGCCAGCTTGCGCTCGCCATCGCCGAGCTGGCGATCGGGCAGGGCGATCGCATCGGCCTGCTGGTGGTGGGCAATGACCGGGTCGAGGGCGTCGATGCGGGCAGCGGTCCGCGCCAGCGCGATCGCCAGTTGCTGATGCTCGATGGTATCCGCGCGAGCGGTGCCTGGCCCGGCAGCGACCGGCTCGCACTGGTGTGGGAACGCATCGGCCCCGATGACATGGTGGTGCTGCTCGGCGATCTGTTCGATCCCGCGTCGGTGGATCTCGCCACGCGGCTGGCCGCGGCACGCCGCGAGGTGCTGGCGATCCAGCTGCTTACCGTCGGCGAGCGTGATTTCGACTACAGCGGCGGTCGCCGCTTCGAGGATCCGGAGACCGGCGAAGTGCTGCCCGGCGATGGCGCCGCGCTGCGCGCCGGCTTCCTCGAACGCTTCGGCGCCGCGCAGGCCGCACTGGCCGCGCGCCTCGACGCAGCGGGGATCCGCCATGTGCGGCACGTGCTCGACCAACCGCTCGACGCACCGCTGCGGGCGTTGTTCGCCCCGCCGGGTCGCCGCTGA
- a CDS encoding TldD/PmbA family protein, which yields MQRRDFLALGGLGIGGLVLPSVFGRAIAADELLTTIDVATKKRLADSALQAATGAGASYCDVRIGRYLRQFVMTREDKVQNVVNTESTGVGVRVIANGAWGFAATNTLTADGVAEAARQATAIARANAKIQTEPVRLAPAPSLGEVSWRTPIRKNSMEVPVKEKVDLLLGVNAAAMGAGASFVNSMMFLVNEQKYFASTDGSYIDQDVHRIWVPMTVTAIDKGTGKFRTRAGLSSPMGMGYEYLDGDASQKYVSPNGVVNYGSSYDMREDAIAAAKQAQEKLTAPSVKPGRYDLVLDPSNLWLTIHENVGHPLELDRVLGYEANYAGTSFATLDKRGNLQYGSDIVTLFADKTQPGSLGAVAYDDEGVPTKRWDLVRDGTLVDYQTIRDQAHIVGKTESDGCCYADSWSSVQFQRMANVSLAAGKTPLTVAEMIKDVEDGIYIVGDGSFSIDQQRYNAQFGGQLYYGIKNGEITGMVEDVAYQIRTPEFWGACAAICDERDYRLGGSFFDGKGQPSQVSAVSHGSATTRFNGINIINTARSLG from the coding sequence TTGCAACGACGCGACTTCCTGGCCCTCGGCGGCCTTGGCATCGGCGGGCTCGTCCTGCCATCGGTGTTCGGGCGCGCGATCGCCGCCGACGAACTGCTCACCACCATCGACGTGGCCACGAAGAAGCGGCTTGCCGATTCCGCGCTGCAGGCGGCGACCGGCGCCGGCGCCAGCTACTGCGACGTGCGCATCGGCCGCTACCTGCGCCAGTTCGTGATGACCCGCGAGGACAAGGTGCAGAACGTGGTCAACACCGAATCGACCGGTGTCGGCGTGCGGGTGATCGCCAACGGCGCCTGGGGCTTCGCCGCGACCAACACGCTCACCGCTGACGGCGTGGCCGAGGCCGCGCGCCAGGCCACCGCCATCGCGCGTGCCAACGCGAAGATCCAGACCGAGCCGGTGCGCCTGGCGCCGGCGCCGTCGCTGGGCGAAGTGTCGTGGCGCACGCCGATCCGCAAGAACAGCATGGAAGTGCCGGTCAAGGAGAAGGTCGACCTGCTGCTCGGCGTCAACGCCGCGGCCATGGGTGCCGGTGCCAGCTTCGTCAATTCGATGATGTTCCTGGTCAACGAGCAGAAGTACTTCGCCTCCACCGACGGCTCCTACATCGACCAGGACGTGCACCGCATCTGGGTGCCGATGACCGTTACCGCCATCGACAAGGGCACCGGCAAGTTCCGCACCCGTGCCGGGCTGTCGTCGCCAATGGGCATGGGCTACGAATACCTCGATGGCGATGCCTCGCAGAAGTACGTCTCGCCCAACGGGGTGGTGAACTACGGCAGCTCGTACGACATGCGCGAGGACGCCATCGCCGCCGCGAAGCAGGCGCAGGAGAAGCTCACCGCGCCGTCGGTGAAGCCGGGCCGCTACGACCTCGTGCTCGATCCGTCGAACCTGTGGCTGACCATCCACGAGAACGTCGGCCATCCGCTCGAACTCGACCGCGTGCTCGGCTACGAGGCCAACTACGCCGGAACCAGCTTCGCCACGCTCGACAAGCGCGGCAACCTGCAATACGGCAGCGACATCGTCACCCTGTTCGCCGACAAGACCCAGCCGGGCAGCCTCGGCGCGGTCGCCTACGACGACGAGGGCGTGCCGACCAAGCGCTGGGACCTGGTGCGCGACGGCACCCTGGTCGATTACCAGACCATCCGCGACCAGGCGCACATCGTCGGCAAGACCGAATCCGACGGCTGCTGCTATGCCGACTCCTGGTCGAGCGTGCAGTTCCAGCGCATGGCCAACGTCTCGCTGGCGGCGGGCAAGACACCGCTGACCGTGGCCGAAATGATCAAGGACGTCGAGGACGGCATCTACATCGTCGGCGACGGCTCGTTCTCGATCGACCAGCAGCGCTACAACGCGCAGTTCGGCGGCCAGCTCTACTACGGGATCAAGAACGGCGAGATCACCGGCATGGTCGAGGACGTCGCCTACCAGATCCGCACGCCGGAGTTCTGGGGCGCGTGCGCGGCCATCTGCGACGAGCGTGACTACCGCCTCGGCGGCTCGTTCTTCGACGGCAAGGGCCAGCCGAGCCAGGTCTCGGCGGTCTCGCACGGTTCGGCGACGACCCGCTTCAACGGCATCAACATCATCAACACCGCCCGCTCGCTCGGCTGA
- a CDS encoding TldD/PmbA family protein → MKRRDFIALGGLGAAGALVPGWFGRAVAAEVLATPLDAAMKKPLADAGLQAARDAGASYCDVRIGRYLRQYVMTREDKVENVVNGESIGAGIRVIVDGAWGFAATNTLTTLAVADAARQAAAIARANARLQVEPVRLAPAPALGEVDWRTPVVRNGMEVPVEEKVELLLGVNAAAMGAGASFVSSRMFVINEQKYFASTDGSYIDQDVHRIWVPFTVTAIDKASGKFRTRDGLSAPMGMGYEYLDGDRSQRFELPGGVVAYGRSYDMREDAVAAARQAQEKLRAPSVQPGKYDLVVDPSNLFLTIHENVGHPLELDRVLGYEANYAGTSFATLDKRGSYRWGSDIVTLFADKTRPGSLGAVGYDDEGVPTRRWDLVRDGILVDYQATRDQAHILGKAGSDGCCYADSWSSVQFQRMPNVSLAPGKAPLTVAQMIAGVERGLYVHGRGSYSIDQQRYNSQFGGQLFYEIRNGEITGMVEDAAYQIRTPEFWNACSAICDERDFRLGGSFFDGKGQPGQVSAVSHGSATTRFDGINIINTARSL, encoded by the coding sequence TTGAAACGACGTGACTTCATCGCCCTCGGTGGCCTTGGCGCCGCCGGTGCCCTGGTGCCGGGCTGGTTCGGCCGCGCCGTCGCCGCCGAGGTGCTGGCCACGCCGCTCGACGCCGCGATGAAGAAGCCGCTCGCCGATGCCGGCCTGCAGGCCGCACGCGATGCCGGCGCCAGTTACTGCGACGTGCGCATCGGCCGCTACCTGCGCCAGTACGTGATGACGCGCGAGGACAAGGTCGAGAACGTCGTTAACGGCGAGTCGATCGGCGCCGGCATCCGCGTCATCGTCGATGGCGCCTGGGGCTTCGCGGCCACCAACACGCTGACCACGCTGGCGGTGGCCGACGCCGCGCGGCAGGCGGCGGCAATCGCGCGCGCCAATGCGCGCCTGCAGGTCGAACCCGTGCGGCTGGCCCCGGCACCGGCGCTTGGCGAGGTGGACTGGCGCACGCCGGTCGTGCGCAACGGCATGGAAGTCCCGGTCGAGGAGAAGGTCGAGCTGCTGCTGGGCGTCAACGCCGCGGCGATGGGCGCCGGTGCCAGCTTCGTCAGCTCGCGGATGTTCGTCATCAACGAGCAGAAGTACTTCGCCTCCACCGACGGCTCCTACATCGACCAGGACGTGCACCGCATCTGGGTGCCCTTCACGGTGACCGCGATCGATAAGGCCAGTGGGAAGTTCCGCACCCGCGACGGGCTGTCGGCACCGATGGGCATGGGCTATGAATACCTCGACGGCGACCGCTCGCAGCGCTTCGAGCTGCCGGGCGGCGTGGTCGCGTATGGCCGCAGCTACGACATGCGCGAGGACGCGGTCGCCGCCGCCCGCCAGGCGCAGGAGAAGCTGCGTGCACCATCGGTGCAGCCCGGCAAGTACGACCTGGTGGTCGATCCATCCAACCTGTTCCTGACCATCCACGAGAACGTCGGCCACCCGCTGGAGCTCGACCGCGTGCTCGGCTACGAGGCCAACTACGCCGGCACCAGCTTCGCCACGCTCGACAAGCGCGGCAGCTACCGGTGGGGCAGCGACATCGTCACCCTGTTCGCCGACAAGACCCGGCCCGGCAGCCTCGGCGCGGTCGGCTACGACGATGAGGGCGTACCGACCAGACGCTGGGACCTGGTGCGCGACGGCATCCTCGTCGACTACCAGGCCACCCGCGACCAGGCGCACATCCTCGGCAAGGCGGGATCCGACGGCTGCTGCTATGCCGATTCGTGGTCGAGCGTGCAGTTCCAGCGCATGCCCAACGTCTCGCTTGCACCCGGCAAGGCGCCGCTGACGGTGGCGCAGATGATCGCCGGCGTCGAGCGCGGCCTCTACGTGCACGGCCGCGGCTCCTATTCGATCGACCAGCAGCGCTACAACTCGCAGTTCGGTGGCCAGCTGTTCTACGAGATCCGCAACGGCGAGATCACCGGCATGGTCGAGGATGCCGCCTACCAGATCCGCACGCCGGAGTTCTGGAACGCCTGTTCGGCCATCTGCGACGAGCGCGATTTCCGCCTCGGCGGCTCGTTCTTCGACGGCAAGGGGCAGCCGGGGCAGGTGTCGGCGGTGTCCCACGGCTCGGCGACCACGCGCTTCGACGGCATCAACATCATCAATACGGCGAGGAGTCTTTGA
- a CDS encoding AAA family ATPase: MTESDLDAWRGRLDDLRAAIGQAVVGQADVVEQLLVALLAGGHALLEGVPGLGKTLLVRTLGDALALDFRRVQFTPDLMPSDLLGTELLEEDHGTGHRAFRFQPGPVFTNLLLADELNRTPPKTQAALLEAMAEHTVSYAGTTHRLPAPFFVLATQNPIEQAGTYPLPEAQLDRFLLQIVLGYPDEAEERDILVRTTGSARASVPQVMSGDDVLALQALVREVHVGDDLLAWIARLVRASRPGDGAPQAVRDYVRWGAGPRAGQSLVLAAKARALLRGRLAATREDVVALAAPVMRHRLLLSFAAEAEQRSTDDIVTALLDRVPFPGTR; this comes from the coding sequence ATCACCGAATCCGACCTCGACGCCTGGCGTGGCCGCCTCGACGACCTGCGTGCCGCCATCGGCCAGGCGGTGGTCGGTCAGGCCGACGTGGTCGAGCAGCTGCTGGTCGCGCTGCTGGCCGGCGGCCATGCACTGCTCGAAGGCGTGCCCGGCCTCGGCAAGACGCTGCTGGTGCGCACGCTTGGCGACGCGCTGGCACTGGACTTCCGCCGCGTGCAGTTCACCCCCGACCTGATGCCTAGCGACCTGCTCGGCACCGAGCTGCTGGAGGAGGACCACGGCACCGGCCATCGTGCGTTCCGCTTCCAGCCCGGGCCGGTGTTCACCAACCTGCTGCTGGCCGACGAGCTCAACCGCACCCCGCCCAAGACCCAGGCCGCATTGCTCGAGGCGATGGCCGAGCACACGGTGAGCTATGCAGGCACCACGCATCGACTGCCGGCGCCGTTCTTCGTGCTCGCCACGCAGAACCCGATCGAACAGGCCGGCACCTACCCGTTGCCGGAGGCGCAGCTCGACCGCTTCCTGCTGCAGATCGTGCTGGGCTATCCGGACGAGGCCGAGGAACGCGACATCCTGGTCCGCACCACCGGCAGCGCCAGGGCATCGGTGCCACAGGTGATGAGTGGCGACGACGTGCTGGCCCTGCAGGCGCTGGTGCGCGAGGTGCACGTGGGCGACGACCTGCTGGCGTGGATCGCGCGGCTGGTACGCGCGAGCCGCCCGGGCGACGGCGCGCCGCAGGCGGTGCGCGACTACGTGCGCTGGGGCGCCGGCCCGCGCGCCGGGCAGTCGCTGGTGCTGGCAGCGAAGGCACGTGCGCTGCTGCGCGGCCGGCTGGCGGCCACCCGCGAGGATGTCGTCGCACTGGCGGCGCCGGTGATGCGCCACCGCCTGCTGCTGTCGTTCGCCGCCGAAGCCGAGCAGCGCAGCACCGACGACATCGTCACCGCCTTGCTCGACCGCGTGCCGTTTCCGGGCACGCGCTGA
- a CDS encoding BatA domain-containing protein, with the protein MPTLLLPAGLLALAALLLPVLVHLARRQTLVPTPFAALRWLRAKARPRRQVRLDEWPLLLLRLLLLTLFALWLAQPALQGEPSMQRWSVVAPGVDPAALPPPAEGEQRRWLLPGWPTLDAPSSDADAAVPVGSLLRQLDMELDASVALTVYVPDPLDGADAQRPRLSRGVDWQVLPAAPRDADAVEPPLRLAIRHDAEHADGVRYLRAAAIAWSPEGAVEAADVGGIDVPVPPATQVLAWLVVGEVPQAVRDFAAQGGTVLLATDATWADAAPPVPVWRDVDGGLLARASRHGRGRLIHLARPLRATAWPQMLDPGFAGELQRQLQPPAAPTRAPASDYAPVQAELRWPASLRELRGPCLRWAGIAARAARWLATSRRRGATP; encoded by the coding sequence ATGCCGACGCTGCTGCTGCCGGCAGGCCTGCTCGCGCTGGCGGCGTTGCTGTTGCCGGTGCTGGTCCACCTGGCGCGTCGGCAGACACTGGTGCCCACGCCGTTCGCCGCCCTGCGCTGGCTACGCGCGAAGGCCAGGCCGCGCCGGCAGGTGCGGCTGGACGAATGGCCACTGCTGCTGCTGCGCCTGCTGCTGCTCACGCTGTTCGCGTTGTGGCTGGCGCAGCCGGCGCTGCAGGGCGAACCATCGATGCAACGCTGGAGCGTGGTGGCGCCGGGCGTGGATCCGGCGGCGCTACCGCCACCGGCCGAGGGCGAGCAGCGTCGCTGGTTGCTGCCGGGATGGCCGACGCTCGATGCGCCCTCATCCGATGCCGATGCTGCGGTACCGGTCGGCAGCCTGCTGCGCCAGCTCGACATGGAGCTCGACGCATCCGTCGCGCTGACCGTGTACGTGCCCGATCCGCTGGATGGCGCCGATGCGCAACGGCCGCGCCTGTCGCGCGGCGTGGACTGGCAGGTGCTGCCGGCTGCGCCACGCGATGCGGACGCTGTGGAGCCCCCGCTGCGGCTGGCGATCCGCCATGACGCGGAACACGCGGACGGCGTGCGTTACCTGCGCGCCGCCGCCATCGCGTGGTCGCCGGAAGGGGCGGTCGAGGCTGCGGATGTCGGTGGCATCGACGTGCCGGTGCCGCCGGCCACGCAGGTACTCGCGTGGCTGGTCGTCGGCGAGGTGCCGCAGGCGGTCCGTGACTTCGCAGCCCAGGGCGGCACCGTGCTGCTTGCCACCGATGCGACCTGGGCCGATGCGGCGCCGCCGGTGCCCGTGTGGCGCGACGTGGATGGCGGGTTGCTTGCGCGCGCCTCGCGGCATGGGCGGGGTCGGCTGATCCATCTCGCACGGCCGCTGCGGGCCACCGCCTGGCCGCAGATGCTCGATCCCGGTTTCGCCGGCGAGCTGCAGCGGCAGTTGCAGCCACCCGCCGCGCCGACACGCGCGCCGGCCAGCGACTACGCGCCGGTGCAGGCCGAACTGCGCTGGCCGGCATCGCTGCGCGAGCTGCGCGGTCCCTGCCTGCGCTGGGCCGGCATCGCTGCGCGAGCTGCGCGGTGGCTGGCGACGTCGCGGCGACGAGGCGCGACGCCATGA
- a CDS encoding DUF885 domain-containing protein: protein MRHSLLALSLLAVLAGCQPSTGPATVDSPAAATTAATQGEADQAFAALADRALATWFEQSPISATRTGEHRHDDRVDDLSEEGRQRVVDANRALLAGLDAIDASQLSRDNQVDALLLRNRLEATIWNVETLQSWAWDPLLYNGLAGGAIYNLMAREFAPLPERLASASARMEALPTLLAQMRANLDPARVPKVHAETVSRQNRGLLSLVDQFITPHAGSLDGEARTRLDAAVAGLRTAVDEHQAWIDGTLVPNAAGDFRIGAALFDQKLGYSLNASLSREEIRQRAQAEIVRVREEMYAIAQNVLKDRDGAPALPATPDDARQQAAIEAALELAYAERPARDAVFDFARQTLETATTFTREHDLVTVPDAPVRIIEMPEFQRGVAVAYCDSPGPLDKGLETYYAISPIPDDWSDDQATSFLREYNDRMIHLLSIHEGVPGHYLEGAHSVGHPSTLRAVLRSGPFAEGWAVYTEEVMAQAGYLDHDPLFRLVQLKFYLRSVANAILDIGVHVDGWEREQAMELMVRTTFQQESEAAGKWIRAQVSSAQLPTYFVGAQEHFDMRRAVEAKRGDAFDLKAYHDEVLSKGAPPVRFVRQLILDEPIG from the coding sequence ATGCGCCACAGCCTGCTTGCCCTGTCCCTGCTCGCCGTCCTCGCCGGCTGCCAGCCTTCGACCGGCCCCGCCACGGTGGACAGCCCTGCTGCAGCGACCACGGCCGCCACCCAGGGCGAGGCCGACCAGGCCTTCGCCGCCCTCGCCGACCGGGCACTGGCCACGTGGTTCGAACAGTCGCCGATCAGCGCCACCCGCACCGGCGAGCATCGCCACGACGACCGCGTCGACGATCTGAGTGAGGAAGGCCGCCAGCGTGTGGTCGATGCGAACCGTGCGCTGCTTGCGGGACTCGACGCGATCGACGCCAGCCAGCTGTCGCGCGACAACCAGGTCGACGCGCTGCTGCTGCGCAACCGCCTAGAGGCCACGATCTGGAACGTGGAAACGCTGCAGTCGTGGGCCTGGGACCCGCTGCTGTACAACGGCCTGGCCGGCGGCGCGATCTACAACCTGATGGCACGCGAGTTCGCGCCGCTGCCCGAGCGCCTCGCTTCCGCCAGCGCGCGCATGGAAGCGCTGCCGACGCTGTTGGCGCAGATGCGCGCGAACCTCGACCCGGCGCGTGTACCCAAGGTGCATGCGGAAACCGTGTCGCGGCAGAACCGCGGCCTGCTGTCGTTGGTCGACCAGTTCATCACCCCGCACGCCGGCAGCCTGGATGGCGAGGCGCGCACGCGCCTGGATGCCGCCGTCGCCGGCCTGCGCACCGCGGTCGACGAGCACCAGGCCTGGATCGACGGCACCCTGGTCCCGAATGCCGCCGGCGACTTCCGCATCGGCGCCGCGCTGTTCGACCAGAAACTCGGCTATTCGCTCAACGCTTCGCTGTCGCGCGAGGAGATCCGCCAGCGCGCGCAAGCAGAAATCGTCCGTGTGCGCGAGGAGATGTATGCCATCGCGCAGAACGTGCTGAAGGACCGCGACGGCGCCCCGGCCCTGCCGGCGACACCGGACGATGCGCGGCAACAGGCGGCCATCGAGGCGGCGCTCGAGCTGGCCTACGCCGAACGACCCGCGCGCGATGCGGTGTTCGACTTCGCGCGGCAAACGCTGGAAACGGCAACCACGTTCACCCGCGAACACGACCTCGTCACCGTGCCGGACGCGCCGGTGCGCATCATCGAGATGCCGGAATTCCAGCGTGGCGTGGCGGTGGCCTATTGCGATTCACCCGGCCCGCTCGACAAGGGGCTGGAGACCTACTATGCGATCTCGCCGATTCCCGACGACTGGAGCGATGACCAGGCGACGTCGTTCCTGCGCGAATACAACGACCGCATGATCCACCTGCTGTCGATCCACGAGGGCGTCCCGGGCCATTACCTCGAGGGCGCGCACTCGGTGGGCCATCCGTCCACGCTGCGCGCGGTGCTGCGCTCGGGTCCGTTCGCCGAAGGCTGGGCGGTGTACACCGAGGAAGTGATGGCGCAGGCGGGCTACCTCGACCACGACCCGCTGTTCCGGCTGGTGCAGCTGAAGTTCTACCTGCGCTCGGTGGCCAACGCGATCCTCGACATCGGCGTGCACGTCGACGGCTGGGAGCGCGAGCAGGCGATGGAGTTGATGGTGCGCACCACCTTCCAGCAGGAGAGCGAGGCCGCCGGCAAGTGGATCCGCGCCCAGGTGAGCTCGGCGCAGCTGCCGACCTATTTCGTCGGCGCGCAGGAACACTTCGACATGCGCCGCGCGGTGGAAGCAAAGCGCGGCGACGCCTTCGACCTCAAGGCCTACCACGACGAGGTGCTGTCGAAGGGCGCGCCGCCGGTGCGCTTCGTGCGCCAGCTGATCCTGGACGAGCCGATCGGCTAG
- a CDS encoding TldD/PmbA family protein — protein sequence MTIYTEEQARTILEKVVALSTADECTATLNGGVDGNIRFALNNVSTSGIVSNVELAVQVAFGKRVGTATVNEFDDAALERVVRRAEDLARLAPENPEFMPAIGKQNYRPSPTFSESTAAITPEFRAQVAADSILPCRDADLVAAGFLLDSRNFTAFANSNGNFGYQQGTNFNYTCTVRTADGTGSGWVGRSLKNASDFDASRDIRVAMRKAAESADAKALEPGKYTVILEPHAAAGLISFMMRFFDARTADEGRSFLSKAGGGNKLGEQIYDPRVNISADPWHPDAPVMPWDEEGLPREAMPIIQDGKVVNLNYSRYWAQQQGKRATGRPGNLIMAGGEATTADLVAGTDRGILVTRTWYIRMVDPQTVLLTGLTRDGTFYIENGRIVHPVKNFRFNESPVIMLNNIDELGRPVLVSGDESSFAMLLPPMRLRDFTFSSLSDAV from the coding sequence ATGACCATCTATACCGAAGAGCAGGCGCGCACCATCCTCGAGAAGGTCGTCGCACTGTCCACGGCCGACGAGTGCACCGCCACCCTCAATGGCGGCGTCGACGGCAACATCCGCTTCGCGCTCAACAACGTGTCCACCAGCGGCATCGTCAGCAACGTCGAGCTCGCGGTGCAGGTCGCGTTCGGCAAGCGCGTGGGCACCGCCACCGTCAACGAGTTCGACGATGCCGCGCTGGAGCGCGTGGTGCGCCGTGCCGAGGACCTGGCCCGGCTGGCGCCGGAGAACCCGGAGTTCATGCCGGCGATCGGCAAGCAGAACTACCGCCCGAGCCCGACCTTCAGCGAATCCACCGCGGCGATCACCCCGGAGTTCCGTGCCCAGGTGGCGGCGGATTCGATCCTGCCGTGCCGGGATGCCGACCTGGTGGCCGCCGGCTTCCTGCTCGACAGCCGCAACTTCACCGCGTTCGCCAATTCCAACGGCAACTTCGGCTACCAGCAGGGAACCAACTTCAACTACACCTGCACCGTGCGCACCGCCGACGGCACCGGCTCGGGCTGGGTCGGCCGCAGCCTGAAGAACGCCAGCGACTTCGATGCCAGCCGCGACATCCGCGTCGCCATGCGCAAGGCCGCCGAATCCGCGGACGCCAAGGCGCTCGAGCCGGGCAAGTACACGGTGATCCTCGAGCCGCACGCGGCCGCCGGGCTGATCTCCTTCATGATGCGTTTCTTCGACGCGCGCACCGCCGACGAGGGCCGCAGCTTCCTTTCGAAGGCGGGCGGCGGCAACAAGCTCGGCGAGCAGATCTACGACCCGCGGGTGAACATCTCCGCCGATCCCTGGCATCCCGATGCGCCGGTGATGCCGTGGGACGAGGAAGGCCTGCCGCGCGAGGCGATGCCGATCATCCAGGACGGCAAGGTCGTCAATCTCAACTACTCGCGTTACTGGGCGCAGCAGCAGGGCAAGCGCGCCACCGGCCGGCCGGGCAACCTGATCATGGCCGGCGGCGAGGCCACCACCGCCGACCTGGTGGCCGGCACCGACCGCGGCATCCTGGTCACCCGCACCTGGTACATCCGCATGGTCGATCCGCAGACGGTGCTGCTGACCGGCCTCACCCGCGACGGCACCTTCTACATCGAGAATGGCCGCATCGTGCATCCGGTGAAGAACTTCCGCTTCAACGAATCACCGGTGATCATGTTGAACAACATCGACGAGCTCGGCCGCCCGGTGCTGGTATCCGGCGACGAGTCGAGCTTCGCGATGCTGCTGCCGCCGATGCGCCTGCGCGACTTCACCTTCAGCTCCTTGTCCGACGCGGTGTGA